From Thermoleophilaceae bacterium, one genomic window encodes:
- a CDS encoding aldo/keto reductase: MEKRPFGETGLELPVIGMGSWQTLDLSPGEQPLADEIVGSALDSGTRAFDSSPMYGRSEEVLGQALDGRRDGTFLATKTWSRTQAAAQARFREQLHFFGGHIEMMQIHNLVDWRERLEWLEGERDAGRVGLLGATHYSPSAFSELEEVMRTGRIEAIQIPYNPNEREVEERILPLAAELGLGVVVMRPLSGGSLAGISVRREQLEQLGVDTWPQALLKWALADERVHLLIPATSRPERARENALAGAGPPLNPDQRELVERISRGSRG; encoded by the coding sequence ATGGAGAAAAGACCATTCGGAGAGACCGGACTGGAGCTGCCCGTGATCGGCATGGGAAGCTGGCAAACGCTGGATCTCTCGCCCGGCGAGCAGCCGCTCGCGGACGAGATCGTGGGCTCCGCGCTCGACTCCGGCACCAGGGCATTCGACTCCTCGCCGATGTACGGCCGCTCCGAGGAGGTGCTCGGCCAGGCGCTCGACGGCAGGCGCGACGGCACCTTCCTCGCCACCAAGACCTGGTCGCGCACGCAGGCCGCCGCCCAGGCGCGCTTCCGCGAGCAGCTCCACTTCTTCGGTGGGCACATCGAGATGATGCAGATCCACAATCTGGTGGACTGGCGAGAGCGGCTCGAGTGGCTCGAGGGCGAGCGCGACGCCGGGCGCGTGGGTCTCCTCGGCGCCACCCACTACTCGCCGAGCGCGTTCAGCGAGCTCGAGGAGGTGATGCGCACCGGGCGCATCGAGGCGATCCAGATTCCCTACAACCCGAACGAGCGCGAGGTGGAGGAGCGGATCTTGCCGCTGGCAGCCGAGCTCGGTCTCGGCGTGGTGGTGATGCGTCCGCTGAGCGGGGGCTCGCTCGCGGGAATCTCCGTCAGACGCGAGCAGCTCGAGCAGCTCGGCGTGGATACCTGGCCGCAGGCGCTGCTCAAGTGGGCGCTGGCGGACGAGCGCGTGCACCTGCTGATTCCGGCCACCAGCAGACCCGAACGCGCGCGAGAGAACGCTCTGGCGGGAGCGGGCCCGCCACTGAACCCGGACCAGCGGGAGCTCGTGGAGCGCATCTCCCGCGGCAGCAGGGGTTAG
- a CDS encoding ATP-binding protein codes for MLLLALVAFGVPLALSLRDRVDAEVRFQASSQADILASTASDLLGKNNRGNLQRVVNEGAASVRGRVIVVDRTGKVLADSAGAATVGQSYAPRPEIAAALAGRNYQKSRHSDTLKADILATATPIRHNGQPDGAVRVTQNVASVHRAVRNTIGGLALIGAVVLILGLVAGLVISGQVARPMRRLSIAVRRITQGDLTARAPVEGSSDQRSLATSFNEMTERLAGALNAQRRFVADASHQLRTPLTGLRLRIEEAQAVGVSPAADHELDEGLHEVDRLSDMVNELLLLSRASEQPAGEPALVRLAGAADRAMQRWQPAAEERSVSLVRAADTQPGAVLCQPADVDRALDSIVENAVQYSREGGEVTVAVSGGVIEVLDRGPGLEAGEEEAVFERFHRGRAGRSGPPGTGLGLPIARELARRWGGDVKLGRRDGGGVRATLTFEVASEQSKDGGERHAAPVS; via the coding sequence GTGCTCCTGCTCGCCCTGGTGGCGTTCGGGGTGCCGCTCGCCCTCAGCCTGCGCGACCGCGTGGATGCCGAGGTGCGCTTCCAGGCCTCGAGCCAGGCGGACATCCTGGCCTCCACCGCCTCCGATCTGCTTGGGAAGAACAACCGTGGCAACCTGCAGAGAGTGGTGAACGAAGGTGCGGCGTCCGTGCGCGGCCGGGTGATCGTGGTGGACCGCACCGGCAAGGTGCTGGCGGACAGCGCCGGCGCTGCCACGGTGGGCCAGAGCTACGCGCCCCGCCCGGAGATCGCGGCGGCGCTCGCCGGGCGCAATTACCAGAAGTCTCGGCACAGCGACACGCTCAAGGCCGACATCCTCGCCACCGCCACGCCGATCCGCCACAACGGTCAGCCGGATGGCGCCGTGCGGGTGACACAGAACGTCGCATCGGTGCATCGCGCGGTGAGGAACACGATCGGCGGGCTCGCGCTGATCGGCGCTGTGGTGCTCATCCTGGGCCTCGTGGCCGGCCTCGTGATCTCCGGACAGGTGGCGCGGCCCATGCGCCGCCTCAGCATCGCCGTGAGGCGCATCACGCAGGGCGATCTCACGGCGCGCGCACCGGTGGAGGGCAGCTCCGACCAGCGCTCACTGGCAACTTCTTTCAACGAGATGACCGAGCGGCTCGCCGGCGCGCTCAACGCCCAGCGCCGTTTCGTGGCGGACGCGTCGCATCAGCTGCGAACGCCACTCACCGGCCTGCGCCTGCGCATCGAGGAGGCTCAGGCGGTGGGGGTGAGCCCCGCCGCGGACCACGAGCTCGACGAGGGGCTGCACGAGGTGGACCGTCTCTCCGACATGGTCAACGAGCTGCTCCTGCTGAGCCGCGCGAGCGAGCAGCCGGCGGGCGAGCCAGCGCTCGTGCGACTCGCGGGTGCGGCAGACCGTGCGATGCAGCGCTGGCAGCCGGCCGCGGAGGAGCGCTCCGTGAGCCTGGTCCGCGCGGCGGACACCCAGCCCGGCGCCGTGCTGTGCCAGCCGGCGGACGTCGACCGGGCGCTCGATTCGATCGTGGAGAACGCGGTGCAGTACTCCCGCGAGGGCGGCGAGGTGACCGTGGCGGTGAGCGGTGGCGTGATCGAGGTGCTGGACCGCGGTCCGGGGCTCGAGGCGGGCGAGGAGGAGGCCGTGTTCGAGCGCTTCCACCGCGGCCGTGCTGGACGCTCCGGTCCTCCGGGCACCGGCCTCGGCCTCCCGATCGCGCGGGAGCTCGCCCGCCGCTGGGGTGGCGACGTGAAGCTTGGCCGCCGCGACGGCGGCGGCGTGAGGGCGACGCTCACGTTTGAGGTCGCGAGCGAGCAGTCGAAGGACGGAGGTGAGCGCCATGCCGCGCCCGTCTCGTAG
- a CDS encoding metallophosphoesterase family protein, with translation MLQLIERQRGGHKQTAPRRRPRLRLPSRRGLLRGVALVAAVIALAVGGILLGLRAAGDTTRNTAIGSVSFAVSPAWHGQVDAFIPIADWGVRAHAFRVPLKIHVEPRAVRRGAVVSAASGNGTVLAVAERDSRHAARAALLHAGLWGVGGALALGVIAALALAHRPGVRRRTVAAVALAPAVCAVALCAGVLLRLSATFDSDAFSHPRFYARGAELEQLLRVASNAQEEAAGYTSQVQRALGSFAALVATGARFARPVPATREAILASDLHDNLLAMKAVRNQFGRQPIFFPGDFGQTGSSTETRLLVSSFKRLTQPVIAVSGNHDSALLMRHLAAAGVIVLTDRGRLNGAGRTDDKPVQTILGMRVAGYPDPLESRHGDPADPRRIFSFADRPNGKLFYAAAEQRLLNWFESLKQPPQVLLVHQNGLSQYLARSLQLDGYRRRLVILTGHDHRQHIDKYGPVVVVDGGSVGAGGVFGASKTPVGFAHLNLTGGGQLASADLVRAQPFTGGAQADRVVLTSSNPCRGQALVCHKPGGP, from the coding sequence GTGCTCCAGCTCATCGAGCGACAGAGGGGCGGCCACAAGCAGACGGCGCCGAGGCGACGGCCGCGGCTACGGCTGCCCTCCCGGCGCGGGTTGCTGCGCGGGGTCGCGCTCGTGGCCGCCGTGATCGCGCTCGCCGTTGGAGGGATCCTGCTCGGACTCCGGGCGGCTGGCGACACGACGCGGAACACGGCGATCGGCAGCGTGTCGTTCGCGGTCTCGCCGGCCTGGCACGGGCAGGTGGATGCGTTCATCCCGATCGCCGACTGGGGCGTGCGCGCGCACGCGTTCAGGGTGCCGCTGAAGATCCACGTGGAGCCGCGCGCGGTGAGGCGAGGCGCTGTGGTGAGTGCGGCCAGCGGCAACGGGACGGTGCTCGCCGTGGCCGAGCGCGACTCGAGGCATGCCGCTCGCGCGGCGCTGCTCCATGCCGGTCTTTGGGGGGTGGGAGGGGCGCTCGCCCTCGGCGTGATCGCCGCGCTCGCACTCGCGCACCGTCCGGGCGTGCGCCGGCGCACCGTGGCGGCCGTGGCGCTCGCGCCCGCGGTGTGTGCCGTCGCGCTATGCGCCGGCGTGCTTCTGCGCCTGTCCGCCACCTTCGACTCAGACGCCTTCTCGCACCCGCGCTTCTACGCGCGCGGCGCCGAGCTCGAGCAGCTCCTCCGTGTGGCGTCGAACGCCCAGGAGGAGGCCGCGGGCTACACGTCTCAGGTCCAGCGCGCGCTCGGCAGCTTCGCCGCGCTGGTGGCCACGGGAGCTCGCTTCGCGCGGCCCGTGCCGGCCACCCGGGAGGCGATTCTCGCCTCCGACCTGCACGACAACCTGCTGGCGATGAAGGCCGTGCGCAACCAGTTCGGCCGCCAGCCGATCTTCTTCCCGGGCGACTTCGGCCAGACCGGCAGCAGCACGGAGACGCGGCTGCTCGTGTCCAGCTTCAAGCGGCTCACCCAGCCGGTGATCGCAGTATCCGGAAACCACGACTCGGCGCTCCTCATGCGGCACCTGGCAGCGGCCGGAGTGATCGTGCTCACCGACAGGGGACGGCTGAACGGCGCCGGGCGCACGGACGACAAGCCGGTGCAGACGATCCTCGGCATGCGCGTGGCCGGCTACCCGGATCCGCTCGAGTCGCGCCACGGCGATCCGGCAGACCCGCGGCGGATCTTCTCGTTCGCCGACCGCCCCAACGGCAAGCTCTTCTACGCCGCCGCCGAGCAGCGCTTGCTCAACTGGTTCGAGAGCCTGAAGCAACCGCCGCAGGTGCTGCTCGTGCATCAGAACGGCCTGTCGCAGTACCTGGCGCGCTCACTCCAGCTGGACGGCTACCGGCGCCGGCTGGTGATCCTCACCGGCCACGACCACCGCCAGCACATCGACAAGTACGGCCCCGTGGTGGTGGTGGACGGCGGGTCGGTGGGCGCCGGCGGCGTGTTCGGCGCGAGCAAGACGCCCGTGGGCTTCGCGCACCTCAATCTCACAGGCGGCGGGCAGCTCGCCTCGGCCGATCTCGTGCGCGCCCAGCCGTTCACGGGCGGTGCGCAGGCCGACCGTGTTGTGCTCACGTCGAGCAATCCATGCAGGGGCCAGGCACTCGTGTGCCACAAGCCCGGCGGCCCTTAG
- a CDS encoding FAD:protein FMN transferase gives MSEHDLTFRAMGSEIRLLIGDPVEPGLPSPAEAAARACDFVHAFDERLSRFRGDSELCALNADARDAVPASPLLCSAVAAGVWAAERSGGLVDPTLVGPIEAIGYRESRKDATPAPLGEALPCAPVRAPAQPDPHSRWSEIRVDAAAGMIRRPAGVRFDTGGAGKGLCADAIAHTLAGYSRFVVDCGGDMRIGGPDAARVPYHVEIEHPFTRECAATIPVGSGGVATSGINTRVWRMPDGSYAHHLLNPATGRPAWTGLVTATALADTTLEAETLAKTALLLGPSGARRVLRDRGGAIVHDDGRVELIGPLQRTPLLHVRVSPPRTQAVAA, from the coding sequence ATGAGCGAGCACGACCTGACGTTCCGGGCGATGGGCTCGGAGATCCGCCTGCTGATCGGGGATCCCGTCGAGCCGGGCCTTCCGAGCCCTGCCGAGGCAGCCGCCCGGGCGTGCGACTTCGTGCACGCGTTCGACGAACGGCTGTCGCGCTTCCGCGGCGATAGCGAGCTGTGTGCGCTGAATGCGGACGCACGTGATGCGGTGCCCGCCTCGCCACTGCTGTGCAGTGCGGTGGCCGCCGGCGTGTGGGCCGCCGAGCGCAGTGGCGGCCTCGTGGATCCCACGCTCGTGGGACCGATCGAGGCGATCGGCTACCGCGAGTCGAGGAAGGACGCCACGCCCGCGCCGCTGGGCGAAGCGCTGCCCTGCGCTCCGGTGCGGGCCCCGGCACAGCCAGATCCGCACAGCCGCTGGAGCGAGATCCGCGTGGACGCGGCGGCGGGAATGATCCGCCGCCCGGCAGGCGTGCGCTTCGACACAGGCGGCGCCGGCAAGGGCCTCTGCGCGGACGCGATCGCCCACACCCTGGCGGGCTACTCCCGCTTCGTGGTGGATTGCGGCGGCGACATGCGGATCGGAGGCCCGGATGCCGCGCGCGTTCCTTACCACGTTGAGATCGAGCATCCCTTCACGCGCGAGTGCGCGGCCACCATCCCGGTGGGTTCGGGAGGCGTGGCCACCTCGGGGATCAACACGCGGGTGTGGCGGATGCCGGACGGCTCCTATGCCCATCACCTGCTAAACCCAGCCACCGGCCGGCCCGCCTGGACCGGACTCGTGACGGCCACGGCGCTGGCCGACACCACGCTCGAGGCCGAGACCCTCGCCAAGACGGCGCTGCTGCTCGGTCCAAGCGGCGCCCGGCGCGTATTGCGCGACCGCGGCGGGGCGATCGTCCACGACGACGGCCGCGTGGAGCTGATCGGCCCGCTCCAGCGCACGCCGCTTCTGCACGTGCGCGTGTCGCCTCCGCGGACGCAGGCGGTGGCGGCATGA
- a CDS encoding zf-HC2 domain-containing protein translates to MSCREFVELVTDYLENALPADERQRFEEHLALCPGCVTYVDQIRQTVAATGTLREESIPPAARDELLAAFRDWKRG, encoded by the coding sequence ATGAGCTGCAGGGAGTTCGTCGAACTCGTAACCGACTATCTGGAGAACGCGCTGCCCGCGGACGAGCGGCAGCGCTTCGAGGAGCATCTTGCGCTGTGCCCCGGCTGCGTGACGTACGTCGACCAGATCCGCCAGACGGTGGCCGCCACGGGCACGCTGCGCGAGGAGTCGATCCCCCCAGCCGCGCGCGACGAGCTGCTCGCGGCCTTCCGTGACTGGAAGCGCGGGTAG
- a CDS encoding low temperature requirement protein A: protein MSTLELFFDLVFVFTITQLSTLLVHEPSWKGVFQAVLMLGLIWWMYDGYAWLTNALPPDRAVRRVFLLAAMAGFLVLALAVPEAFRGSGASFGIAYLAIVLIHAGLFASSTSQKLTRGIFQLARFNLLSAALVLAGGIVGGTAQYVLWTLGVLAEWLTPLILRSGGFLIAPSHFVERHGLVVIIAIGESVVAVGIGASGLPVDLKLVSIAVLGLLLSACLWWAYFGSGDEDRAEVALGSAPAAERQWLAVSAFGYWHMPILFGVIAMAAALRHAIGHASADLSTEQALLLGCGAALFLAGDVMYRRALRIGRGPWRVVAALLALATVPLGHWVSAAAQLAALVAVLAGALAGEAALPVRAVGVDVVDRGERRVGRAAGGR from the coding sequence GTGTCCACGCTCGAGCTGTTCTTCGACCTCGTCTTCGTCTTCACGATCACGCAGCTGAGCACGCTGCTCGTGCACGAGCCGAGCTGGAAGGGCGTCTTCCAGGCGGTGCTCATGCTGGGCCTGATCTGGTGGATGTATGACGGCTATGCGTGGCTCACGAACGCGCTGCCGCCGGACCGCGCGGTGCGCCGCGTATTCCTGCTCGCCGCGATGGCGGGCTTTCTCGTGCTCGCCCTCGCCGTTCCCGAGGCGTTCCGTGGCAGCGGCGCGAGCTTTGGGATCGCCTACCTCGCGATCGTGCTCATCCACGCCGGGCTGTTCGCCAGCTCCACGTCGCAGAAGCTCACGCGCGGCATCTTCCAGCTCGCGCGTTTCAACCTGCTGTCCGCGGCGCTGGTGCTCGCCGGGGGGATCGTGGGCGGCACGGCCCAGTACGTGCTCTGGACACTCGGCGTGCTGGCGGAGTGGCTCACCCCGCTGATCCTCCGGAGCGGCGGCTTTCTCATCGCGCCGTCGCACTTCGTGGAGCGGCACGGCCTCGTGGTGATCATCGCGATCGGCGAGTCGGTGGTGGCGGTGGGCATCGGCGCGAGTGGCCTGCCCGTGGATCTCAAGCTCGTGAGCATCGCCGTGCTGGGGCTCCTCCTGAGCGCCTGCCTCTGGTGGGCGTACTTCGGCAGCGGGGACGAGGACCGGGCGGAGGTGGCCCTTGGGAGCGCGCCCGCGGCCGAGCGGCAGTGGCTGGCGGTGAGCGCGTTCGGCTACTGGCACATGCCGATCCTGTTCGGAGTGATCGCAATGGCGGCCGCGCTGCGGCACGCGATCGGGCACGCCTCCGCCGACCTCAGCACTGAGCAGGCGCTGCTGCTCGGCTGCGGTGCGGCGCTCTTCCTCGCCGGCGACGTGATGTATCGCCGCGCGCTGCGGATCGGACGCGGCCCGTGGCGGGTGGTGGCCGCGCTGCTGGCGCTCGCCACCGTCCCGCTCGGTCACTGGGTGTCGGCCGCGGCGCAACTCGCCGCGCTCGTGGCGGTTCTGGCCGGCGCGCTCGCCGGAGAGGCGGCTCTACCTGTCCGGGCGGTCGGGGTAGACGTCGTCGATCGTGGTGAGCGCCGTGTAGGGCGCGCCGCCGGTGGCCGCTGA
- a CDS encoding CBS domain-containing protein — translation MPITSTHTHGEYRTGHFGGDHLDTPVRDVMTPGVVSIAEDASLIQVFRAMRAHDVHAVLVVGTQHGSPVGWVTARGLLAWVGQDVGLVHARDAVTERVHTIDAGASARDALMMLSQPETSHLLVVRGRDVLPEGVISPVNLITLERS, via the coding sequence ATGCCCATCACCTCCACGCACACACACGGCGAGTACCGCACAGGCCATTTCGGGGGAGACCATCTCGACACCCCCGTGCGCGACGTAATGACCCCGGGTGTGGTGTCGATCGCGGAGGATGCATCGCTCATCCAGGTGTTCCGGGCCATGCGCGCGCACGATGTGCACGCGGTGCTCGTGGTGGGAACGCAGCACGGCTCGCCGGTGGGCTGGGTCACGGCCCGGGGGCTGCTCGCGTGGGTCGGCCAGGACGTGGGGCTCGTGCACGCGCGCGACGCCGTGACCGAGCGGGTTCACACGATCGACGCGGGCGCGAGTGCGCGTGATGCCCTGATGATGCTGTCCCAGCCGGAGACGAGCCACCTGCTCGTGGTCCGCGGCCGCGACGTGCTTCCCGAGGGCGTGATCTCGCCGGTGAACCTGATCACGCTCGAGCGCAGCTAG
- a CDS encoding response regulator transcription factor, whose product MDARPRILFVEDERSISEPFSHALEREGFDPVVAQTAAEALQLAERVDPALILLDLMLPDGDGRDVCRELRRTSDRPIIMLTARGTETDRIVGLELGADDYVVKPFSGPEVIARIRAVLRRTGADGKRERPLRVDGLALDPASRRVVLDGHQLELSRKEFDLLLALMTRAGRVARREDLMSEVWDENWFGSTRTLDTHIGWLRRKLGEDPAAPRFIHTVRGVGFRFAAPEELEP is encoded by the coding sequence GTGGACGCACGCCCGCGCATCCTGTTCGTGGAGGACGAGCGCTCCATCTCGGAGCCCTTCTCGCACGCGCTGGAGCGCGAGGGATTCGACCCGGTGGTGGCGCAAACCGCGGCCGAGGCGCTGCAGCTCGCCGAGCGCGTGGACCCGGCGCTGATCCTGCTCGATCTGATGCTGCCCGACGGCGACGGGCGGGACGTGTGCCGCGAGCTGCGCCGCACCTCTGACCGCCCGATCATCATGCTCACCGCGCGCGGGACGGAGACCGACCGCATCGTCGGCCTCGAGCTGGGCGCGGACGACTACGTGGTCAAGCCGTTCAGCGGGCCGGAGGTGATCGCGCGCATCCGCGCGGTCCTGCGGCGCACGGGGGCCGACGGCAAGCGCGAGCGGCCTCTGCGGGTGGACGGACTTGCGCTCGATCCCGCGTCACGGCGCGTGGTGCTGGACGGCCACCAGCTCGAGCTGAGTCGCAAGGAGTTCGACCTGCTGCTCGCGCTGATGACCCGCGCCGGGCGCGTGGCGCGCCGCGAGGACCTGATGTCCGAGGTGTGGGACGAGAACTGGTTCGGCTCCACGCGCACCCTCGACACCCATATCGGCTGGCTGCGCCGGAAGCTCGGCGAGGACCCCGCCGCGCCTCGCTTCATTCACACGGTGCGCGGGGTGGGCTTCAGGTTTGCCGCGCCGGAGGAGCTGGAGCCGTAA
- a CDS encoding DUF6166 domain-containing protein — protein MSAVASPATTRYIGVADWWGRHVWLEQGGTRSSLPYRGDEMALYVWGRRGIGARELARAILVDATGSVALAERLCRDFTHEVVAELPEVGFELDREQVLDWIELRNCGGAESQGRSPRPGALTS, from the coding sequence ATGAGCGCCGTCGCGAGTCCCGCAACCACCCGCTACATCGGAGTGGCGGACTGGTGGGGCCGGCACGTGTGGCTCGAGCAGGGCGGCACGCGAAGCTCGCTTCCCTACCGCGGTGACGAGATGGCGCTGTACGTCTGGGGCCGTCGCGGCATCGGTGCGCGCGAGCTGGCTCGCGCCATACTCGTGGACGCCACCGGCAGCGTCGCGCTGGCGGAGCGCCTGTGCCGCGACTTCACCCACGAGGTTGTGGCAGAGCTGCCCGAGGTGGGCTTCGAGCTGGACCGCGAGCAGGTGCTCGACTGGATAGAGCTGCGGAATTGCGGAGGTGCGGAGTCGCAGGGGCGGTCTCCGCGCCCCGGCGCCCTCACCTCGTAG
- a CDS encoding FAD-dependent oxidoreductase, whose protein sequence is MKATKPPLRVVIAGGGPAALELLLALRELAAELVDIELIAPTTDFVYRPMRVTEPFDGGEPPRFSLPSIVRDCGGVHRLGALTAVDVDRHRATLDDGGELGYDVLAVAIGAAESIALPGALTFEGDASRRAFGRLLDELEEGRLRRVVFAVPAGVVWSMPLYELALMTAAHCRDRGVEDVELTLVTPEDEPLALFGLRASAKVLSLLRESGIAVKAGAYPTSVQEGQLLLTGGMNLAADRVVTLPRLVGRKVHGLPQDSAGFIPTDGYGRVRRAKDVYAAGDATTFAVKQGGLATQQAFAAAESIAAAAGAAVVPHPFRPVLRGLLLTGGLPNYLRAELRGGTGDDSLADVEPLWWPPGKIAGGRLSHYLAAQETSARLA, encoded by the coding sequence ATGAAGGCGACAAAGCCCCCGCTCCGTGTGGTCATCGCGGGCGGGGGCCCCGCCGCCCTCGAGTTGCTCCTCGCGCTGAGAGAGCTCGCGGCCGAGCTGGTGGACATCGAGCTCATCGCTCCCACCACCGACTTCGTCTACCGCCCGATGCGCGTGACTGAACCGTTCGACGGCGGAGAGCCGCCGAGGTTCAGCCTGCCTTCAATCGTGCGCGACTGTGGTGGGGTCCATCGGCTCGGTGCTCTCACGGCTGTGGACGTGGACCGCCATCGCGCCACGCTCGACGACGGCGGCGAGCTCGGCTACGACGTGCTCGCGGTGGCGATCGGAGCCGCCGAGAGCATCGCGCTTCCCGGCGCGCTGACCTTCGAGGGAGATGCGAGCCGCCGCGCGTTCGGACGGCTGCTCGACGAGCTGGAGGAGGGCCGGCTGCGGCGGGTGGTGTTCGCCGTGCCGGCCGGCGTGGTGTGGTCGATGCCCCTCTACGAGCTCGCGCTGATGACCGCCGCCCACTGCCGTGACCGCGGCGTTGAGGATGTTGAGCTCACCCTCGTGACCCCAGAGGACGAGCCACTCGCGCTCTTCGGGCTGCGGGCGAGCGCCAAGGTCCTCTCGCTCCTGCGCGAGTCCGGGATCGCGGTGAAGGCCGGCGCGTACCCGACGTCCGTGCAGGAGGGGCAGCTGCTCCTCACCGGCGGCATGAACCTCGCGGCGGACCGCGTGGTCACGCTTCCGCGACTGGTGGGCCGCAAGGTTCACGGGCTGCCTCAGGACTCCGCAGGCTTCATCCCCACCGACGGCTACGGTCGCGTTCGCCGAGCGAAGGACGTATACGCGGCGGGCGACGCCACCACCTTCGCCGTAAAGCAGGGCGGACTCGCCACTCAGCAGGCGTTCGCGGCCGCCGAATCGATCGCAGCCGCGGCGGGCGCCGCCGTGGTGCCGCACCCGTTCCGGCCGGTTCTGCGCGGACTCCTGCTCACCGGCGGCCTGCCGAACTACCTGCGCGCCGAGTTGCGCGGCGGCACGGGAGACGACTCGTTGGCCGACGTCGAGCCGCTCTGGTGGCCGCCCGGCAAGATCGCCGGAGGTCGCCTGAGCCACTACCTCGCGGCGCAGGAGACCTCCGCCCGACTTGCATGA
- a CDS encoding alcohol dehydrogenase catalytic domain-containing protein has translation MSETMRAAVFEGHERIVLEERPIPACGPNDAIVKVTLTTICGTDVHIWREEYPVERGRIVGHEPVGVIHQLGDAVTGYEVGERVLVGAITPCGSCFFCQSHNESQCAGHEDKWEMIGGWRLGNSIDGVQAEYFRVPYAQANLAKIPDDMSDEECVLLADIASTGISAAETADVQIGQSVAVFAQGPIGLCATAGARLKGAALIIGVDAIEGRLHMSKQMGADEVVDFTQEDPVAAIKRLTGGRGVDVAIEALGTEQTFQSALEATRPGGKVSSLGVYGGKIEVPVESFVYGIGDKQILTTLCPGGKERMRKLMELVRHGKLDVTPLLTHSYGLEDIEEAYDLFGNQRDGVLKIALHPNGRPSVSAEGAKAGAAA, from the coding sequence ATGAGCGAGACGATGCGGGCCGCCGTCTTCGAGGGGCACGAGCGGATCGTGCTCGAAGAGCGGCCGATACCGGCGTGCGGACCGAACGACGCCATCGTGAAGGTCACCCTGACCACGATCTGCGGCACTGACGTCCATATCTGGCGTGAGGAATATCCGGTCGAGCGCGGGCGCATCGTCGGACACGAGCCCGTCGGCGTGATCCACCAGCTCGGCGACGCCGTGACCGGCTACGAGGTCGGTGAGCGCGTGCTCGTGGGCGCGATCACGCCGTGCGGCAGCTGCTTCTTCTGCCAGTCGCACAACGAGTCCCAGTGCGCGGGCCACGAGGACAAGTGGGAGATGATCGGCGGCTGGCGCCTCGGCAACTCGATCGACGGCGTGCAGGCGGAGTACTTCCGCGTTCCGTACGCGCAGGCGAACCTGGCGAAGATCCCTGACGACATGAGCGACGAGGAGTGCGTGCTTCTCGCCGACATCGCGTCCACCGGCATCTCGGCTGCTGAGACGGCCGACGTGCAGATCGGCCAGTCCGTGGCCGTGTTCGCCCAGGGGCCGATCGGGCTCTGCGCGACCGCGGGCGCCCGGCTCAAGGGCGCGGCGCTGATCATCGGCGTGGACGCGATCGAGGGCCGGCTGCACATGTCCAAGCAGATGGGCGCCGACGAGGTGGTCGACTTCACGCAGGAGGACCCGGTGGCGGCGATCAAGCGCCTCACCGGCGGCCGCGGCGTGGATGTGGCGATCGAGGCGCTCGGCACCGAGCAGACGTTCCAGTCCGCACTCGAAGCCACCCGGCCCGGCGGCAAGGTGTCAAGCCTCGGGGTGTACGGCGGGAAGATCGAGGTGCCGGTGGAGTCGTTCGTCTACGGCATCGGCGACAAGCAGATCCTCACCACCCTCTGCCCAGGCGGCAAGGAGAGGATGCGGAAGCTGATGGAGCTGGTGCGCCACGGCAAGCTGGACGTGACGCCGCTCCTCACGCACAGCTACGGCCTCGAGGACATCGAAGAGGCGTACGACTTGTTCGGCAACCAGCGCGACGGCGTCCTGAAGATCGCGCTGCACCCGAACGGACGGCCGAGCGTGTCGGCCGAGGGCGCGAAGGCCGGGGCAGCGGCCTGA
- a CDS encoding sigma-70 family RNA polymerase sigma factor: MDSHSLRDPLAGGREDELVAALRAGDESAFAALVDRYHASLVRLARMYVRDRSVAEEVAQETWLAVLNGIDRFEARSSLKTWLFRILTNRAKTRGQREARSLPFSSIGDPDDPAVDPDRFRPEGDQFPGGWKEFPPPWEGDPEERLLAGEARALILHTIEQLPANQRAVITLRDIEGFDADDVCNVLEVSETNQRVLLHRARAKVRRALEQYLGEAT, translated from the coding sequence ATGGATTCGCATTCGCTACGCGACCCTCTGGCCGGAGGGCGCGAAGACGAGCTCGTGGCCGCCCTCCGGGCGGGCGACGAGTCCGCATTCGCCGCGCTGGTGGACCGCTATCACGCGTCGCTCGTGCGCCTCGCGCGGATGTACGTTCGCGACCGCTCCGTGGCCGAGGAGGTGGCGCAGGAGACGTGGCTCGCGGTGCTGAATGGGATCGACCGCTTCGAGGCCCGCTCCTCGCTGAAGACCTGGCTCTTCCGCATCCTCACCAACCGGGCGAAGACCCGCGGTCAGCGCGAGGCGCGCAGCCTTCCCTTCTCCTCGATCGGTGACCCGGACGACCCAGCTGTGGATCCGGACCGCTTCCGGCCCGAGGGCGACCAGTTCCCCGGAGGCTGGAAGGAGTTCCCGCCGCCATGGGAGGGCGACCCGGAGGAGCGGCTGCTCGCCGGCGAGGCGCGCGCGCTCATCCTCCACACGATCGAGCAGCTGCCGGCGAACCAGCGCGCCGTGATCACGCTGCGCGACATCGAGGGCTTCGACGCGGACGACGTTTGTAACGTCCTCGAGGTCAGCGAGACCAACCAGCGAGTGCTTCTCCACCGCGCACGGGCGAAGGTGAGGCGCGCACTGGAGCAGTACCTGGGGGAAGCCACATGA